One Mailhella massiliensis DNA segment encodes these proteins:
- a CDS encoding aspartate-semialdehyde dehydrogenase, whose protein sequence is MKKSLNVAVCGATGAVGREMLKTLAERRFPCASITALASARSAGTRVPFGDDEITVKELTKDSFKGIDLAIFSAGGSVSTEFAPHAVASGCVVVDNSSAWRMDERCPLVVPEVNPDDLEKHNGIIANPNCSTIQMLVALKPLHDAAVIKRIVVTTMQAVSGTGKKGIDELETQVRRLFNMQDIEPKAYPHQIAFNCLPHIDVFQENEYTKEEMKMVNETHKMLDPNIRVTATCVRVPVFFGHSESVNIETEKKLTAAQARVILSQAPGIQVLDNPRANLYPLAVNAAGEDDVFVGRIREDESCENALNLWIVADNVRKGAALNAVQIAEELMKRDLVSVANPGMFL, encoded by the coding sequence ATGAAGAAGTCCCTTAATGTTGCAGTGTGCGGCGCTACCGGCGCCGTCGGCCGCGAGATGCTGAAAACCCTCGCCGAACGCCGTTTCCCCTGCGCTTCCATTACCGCCCTTGCGTCCGCCCGTTCCGCCGGAACCAGAGTTCCCTTCGGAGACGATGAAATCACGGTCAAGGAACTGACGAAGGACTCCTTCAAGGGCATCGATCTCGCCATTTTCTCCGCCGGCGGCAGCGTTTCCACGGAATTTGCGCCTCATGCCGTGGCCTCCGGCTGCGTGGTGGTGGACAACTCCAGCGCCTGGCGCATGGATGAGCGCTGCCCCCTCGTGGTTCCCGAAGTGAACCCCGACGATCTGGAAAAGCACAACGGCATCATCGCCAACCCCAACTGCTCCACCATCCAGATGCTGGTGGCTCTGAAGCCCCTGCACGATGCCGCCGTCATCAAGCGCATCGTGGTGACCACCATGCAGGCCGTGAGCGGAACGGGCAAGAAGGGCATCGACGAACTGGAAACCCAGGTGCGCCGTCTCTTCAACATGCAGGATATCGAACCCAAGGCCTATCCCCATCAGATCGCCTTCAACTGCCTGCCTCACATCGACGTCTTCCAGGAAAACGAATACACCAAGGAAGAAATGAAGATGGTGAACGAAACGCACAAGATGCTCGATCCGAACATCCGCGTGACGGCCACCTGCGTGCGCGTTCCCGTGTTCTTCGGCCATTCCGAATCCGTGAACATCGAAACGGAAAAGAAGCTCACCGCCGCCCAGGCCCGCGTCATTCTCTCGCAGGCTCCCGGAATCCAGGTGCTGGACAACCCCCGCGCCAACCTCTACCCCCTGGCCGTGAACGCCGCCGGTGAGGATGACGTGTTCGTGGGCCGCATCCGCGAAGACGAAAGCTGCGAAAACGCCCTGAACCTGTGGATCGTGGCCGACAACGTGCGCAAGGGCGCGGCTCTCAACGCCGTGCAGATTGCCGAAGAGCTCATGAAGCGGGATCTTGTTTCCGTGGCGAACCCCGGCATGTTCCTGTAA
- the hisG gene encoding ATP phosphoribosyltransferase — MKAQLKLGIPKGSLEEATIALFDKAGWKIHKHVRNYFPDINDPELTARLCRVQEIPEYIQNGILDVALTGKDWLEERGVSYGGKEDSDAPVVVISDLVYSKVSNRKARWVLAVAGDSPYQCAADLEGKRISTELVGVSRRYFEEKGVPVQINYSWGATEAKVVEGLADAIVEVTETETTIRAHGLRVIDEVMASNTVLIANRDVWNDPESRRKIEQIDLLLQGALRAESLVCLKMNAPTARLDAILALLPALNSPTVAALRDPAWVSLETVVDTHVVRDLIPQLHELGAEGILEYSLNKVI, encoded by the coding sequence ATGAAAGCTCAGCTCAAGCTCGGTATCCCCAAGGGATCTCTGGAAGAAGCCACCATCGCCCTTTTCGACAAGGCAGGATGGAAAATCCATAAGCATGTCCGCAACTATTTTCCCGACATCAACGACCCGGAACTGACGGCCAGACTGTGCCGAGTCCAGGAAATTCCCGAATACATCCAGAACGGTATTCTGGATGTGGCCCTCACCGGTAAGGACTGGCTGGAGGAACGCGGCGTTTCCTACGGCGGCAAGGAAGACAGCGACGCTCCCGTGGTGGTGATTTCCGATCTCGTGTATTCCAAGGTCTCCAACCGCAAGGCCCGCTGGGTGCTGGCCGTGGCCGGGGATTCTCCCTATCAGTGCGCGGCCGACCTTGAAGGCAAGCGTATTTCCACGGAACTTGTGGGCGTGAGCCGTCGTTACTTCGAGGAAAAGGGCGTTCCCGTCCAGATCAACTATTCCTGGGGCGCCACGGAAGCCAAGGTGGTGGAAGGCCTGGCAGACGCCATTGTGGAAGTGACGGAAACGGAAACCACCATCCGTGCCCACGGCCTGCGCGTCATCGACGAGGTCATGGCCAGCAATACCGTGCTCATCGCCAACCGCGACGTGTGGAACGACCCGGAAAGCCGCCGCAAGATCGAGCAGATCGACCTGCTTCTGCAGGGTGCGCTTCGTGCGGAAAGCCTTGTCTGCCTCAAGATGAACGCTCCCACCGCCCGTCTGGACGCCATTCTCGCGCTTCTGCCCGCCCTGAATTCTCCCACCGTGGCCGCGCTGCGCGATCCGGCCTGGGTGTCTCTGGAAACCGTGGTGGATACCCATGTGGTGCGCGACCTTATTCCTCAGCTGCATGAACTGGGGGCAGAAGGCATTCTGGAATACAGCCTCAACAAGGTCATCTAG
- the hisI gene encoding phosphoribosyl-AMP cyclohydrolase has protein sequence MFQAPSDFTPDFSKAGGLVAAIAQDAATGEVLMLAWMNREAWEATLATGEAHYWSRSRQKLWHKGESSGNVQKVLAIRLDCDSDAVVLEIEQVGGSACHTGRRSCFYRRITPGSGEVSLCCPQVFDPAEVYKK, from the coding sequence ATGTTCCAAGCCCCTTCCGATTTTACGCCTGATTTTTCCAAAGCCGGAGGCCTTGTGGCCGCCATAGCTCAGGACGCCGCCACCGGCGAAGTGCTCATGCTCGCCTGGATGAACCGGGAAGCCTGGGAAGCCACCCTTGCCACAGGCGAGGCGCATTACTGGAGCCGCAGCCGCCAGAAGCTGTGGCACAAGGGGGAAAGCTCCGGCAACGTACAGAAGGTGCTGGCCATCCGTCTCGACTGCGATTCCGACGCCGTGGTGCTGGAAATCGAGCAGGTGGGCGGTTCCGCCTGCCATACCGGCAGAAGAAGCTGTTTTTACCGCCGGATCACGCCCGGGAGCGGGGAAGTATCCCTCTGCTGCCCGCAGGTCTTCGATCCTGCAGAAGTGTATAAGAAGTAG
- the rny gene encoding ribonuclease Y: MDDIIYYAFALVSLVAGALLGVFIQRHVTSKRIGEANELAQRIVEEARKEAQAQKKEILLQGQNEIFSQKHAFEAECKDQERALKNREKKLQDISDRMEEKMERITQKEHDILAQEKEQTQRERVLAEKELQVEATLDEQERRLQEVSGLTAEEAKARLFEEIESRTRHEAAKMMRVIETEARETADRKAKEILACAIQRYAGDYVGEQTVTAVTLPSEDMKGRIIGREGRNIRALEAATGVDLIIDDTPETVILSAYSPIRRQVARMALERLIQDGRIHPARIEDIVHKCEQELEVQIREVGEQATFDAGVHGINPDIIRLLGQLKYRTSFTQNVLQHSLEVSALCGMMAAELGMDIKRAKRAGLLHDIGKAVDHEVEGSHALIGADIAKKYGEGKDIVHAIAAHHEDVHPETALAVLVQAADSLSGARPGARKELLENYVKRLEDLENIADSFEGVAKSYAIQAGRELRVIVNSDNVDDDSTYLLCKDISAKIEENLTYPGQIRVTVIRERRAVGFAK, from the coding sequence ATGGATGACATCATTTATTACGCCTTCGCGCTGGTCAGCCTTGTGGCCGGCGCGCTCCTCGGCGTCTTCATACAGCGGCATGTGACCAGCAAACGTATCGGCGAGGCCAACGAACTGGCCCAGCGCATCGTGGAAGAAGCGCGCAAGGAAGCTCAGGCCCAGAAGAAGGAAATCCTCCTTCAGGGGCAGAACGAGATTTTCAGCCAGAAACATGCCTTCGAGGCGGAATGCAAGGATCAGGAACGCGCGCTCAAGAACCGTGAGAAAAAGCTCCAGGACATCAGCGACCGCATGGAAGAGAAGATGGAGCGCATCACGCAGAAGGAGCACGACATTCTCGCTCAGGAAAAGGAGCAGACCCAGCGCGAACGCGTGCTGGCCGAAAAGGAGCTTCAGGTCGAGGCTACGCTGGATGAGCAGGAACGCCGCCTTCAGGAAGTTTCCGGCCTTACGGCGGAAGAAGCCAAGGCCCGACTTTTTGAGGAAATAGAGTCCCGCACGCGTCACGAGGCCGCCAAGATGATGCGCGTCATCGAGACGGAAGCCCGGGAGACGGCGGACCGCAAGGCCAAGGAAATTCTGGCCTGCGCCATACAGCGCTATGCCGGCGATTATGTGGGCGAGCAGACGGTGACGGCCGTAACCCTGCCCAGCGAAGACATGAAGGGCCGCATCATCGGCCGCGAGGGCCGCAACATCCGTGCTCTGGAAGCGGCTACGGGCGTGGACCTCATCATCGACGATACGCCGGAAACCGTCATCCTTTCCGCCTACAGCCCCATCCGCCGTCAGGTGGCCCGCATGGCTCTGGAGCGCCTCATTCAGGACGGCCGCATTCACCCCGCCCGCATTGAGGACATCGTGCACAAATGCGAGCAGGAACTGGAAGTGCAGATCCGTGAAGTGGGCGAACAGGCCACCTTCGACGCGGGCGTGCACGGCATCAATCCCGACATCATCCGTCTGCTCGGTCAGCTCAAGTACCGCACGAGCTTCACGCAGAACGTGCTGCAGCATTCGCTGGAAGTTTCCGCCCTCTGCGGCATGATGGCCGCGGAACTCGGCATGGACATCAAGCGCGCCAAGCGCGCGGGCCTGCTGCACGATATCGGCAAGGCCGTGGATCATGAGGTGGAAGGTTCCCATGCTCTCATCGGCGCGGATATCGCCAAGAAATACGGCGAAGGCAAGGATATCGTACATGCCATTGCCGCCCATCACGAGGATGTGCACCCCGAAACGGCGCTTGCCGTGCTGGTGCAGGCCGCGGACTCCCTTTCCGGCGCACGCCCCGGCGCGCGCAAGGAACTGCTGGAGAACTATGTCAAGCGTCTGGAGGATCTGGAGAACATTGCCGATTCCTTCGAGGGCGTGGCCAAGTCCTATGCCATACAGGCGGGCCGCGAGCTGCGCGTCATCGTCAATTCCGACAATGTGGACGACGACAGCACCTATCTGCTCTGCAAGGACATTTCTGCCAAGATTGAGGAAAACCTCACCTACCCCGGCCAGATCCGCGTGACCGTCATCCGCGAACGCCGCGCCGTGGGCTTTGCCAAGTAG
- a CDS encoding cell division protein ZapA — MHSYQVDLCETHVAFRTEADPDRVEKARKYVEERYARVKAQGGQYGRDRLMAMLLLSMADDLLELRERTSRADSRLDELLQSLKENTPGEGGEEQPAEKEEKTLSR; from the coding sequence ATGCACAGTTATCAGGTTGACCTTTGCGAAACGCATGTCGCCTTCCGTACCGAGGCCGACCCCGACAGGGTGGAAAAGGCCAGGAAGTATGTGGAAGAACGATATGCCAGGGTAAAGGCGCAGGGCGGCCAGTACGGCAGAGACAGGTTGATGGCCATGCTGCTTCTCAGCATGGCGGACGATCTGCTGGAACTGCGGGAGCGCACCAGCCGGGCGGATTCCCGGCTTGATGAGCTGCTGCAGAGTTTGAAGGAAAACACGCCGGGCGAAGGTGGGGAGGAGCAACCCGCCGAAAAAGAGGAGAAAACTCTTTCCCGGTAG
- a CDS encoding redox-sensing transcriptional repressor Rex, giving the protein MNQTPKYEHIPRATIQRLATYLQVLEAMDKDGVQVISSEPLSRACDVNASQVRKDLAYFGEFGVRGVGYYVSYLLEVIKACLNANREWRAALVGVGNMGRALLNYQEFRRHGFTIVGAFDCDPFKIGEKLYGLEVYCTKTLMEKVPELGIEIGIITVPPERAQRAATQLVDAGIKGILNYSAARITVPDHVFVEYVNFFHQIYSLTFNISTKQR; this is encoded by the coding sequence ATGAACCAGACTCCCAAATACGAACATATCCCCCGCGCTACCATTCAGCGGCTCGCCACCTATCTTCAGGTTCTTGAAGCCATGGACAAGGATGGCGTCCAGGTCATTTCTTCCGAACCCCTTTCCCGGGCGTGCGATGTGAACGCCTCTCAGGTTCGTAAGGATCTTGCCTACTTCGGCGAATTCGGCGTTCGCGGCGTAGGCTATTATGTGTCTTATTTGCTGGAAGTCATCAAAGCCTGCCTCAACGCCAACCGCGAATGGCGCGCCGCCCTCGTGGGTGTGGGCAACATGGGCAGGGCTCTGCTCAATTACCAGGAATTTCGTCGGCACGGCTTCACCATCGTGGGCGCGTTCGATTGCGATCCGTTCAAAATCGGCGAAAAGCTCTACGGGCTGGAAGTCTACTGCACCAAGACGCTCATGGAAAAGGTGCCCGAACTGGGCATTGAAATCGGCATCATCACCGTTCCGCCGGAACGCGCACAGCGCGCGGCCACCCAGCTTGTGGACGCCGGCATCAAGGGCATTCTGAACTATTCCGCCGCCCGCATCACGGTGCCCGATCATGTGTTTGTGGAATACGTCAACTTCTTCCATCAGATTTACTCTCTGACGTTCAACATCTCCACGAAGCAGCGTTGA
- the atpE gene encoding ATP synthase F0 subunit C — protein MRKIVLSTLTTLMLLAVAAVAFAADGSASSSFGLAAAGIALGIGLAATGGALGQGSAIKAACEGIARNPDASGKISQSLILGLAFIESLVIYALLVALILLFVKM, from the coding sequence ATGCGCAAGATCGTTCTTTCCACGCTGACCACCCTCATGCTCCTCGCCGTTGCCGCCGTGGCCTTCGCCGCTGACGGCTCCGCCTCCAGCAGCTTCGGTCTCGCCGCCGCCGGCATCGCCCTCGGCATCGGCCTCGCCGCTACCGGCGGCGCTCTCGGCCAGGGTTCCGCCATCAAGGCCGCCTGCGAAGGCATCGCCCGCAACCCCGACGCTTCCGGCAAGATCTCCCAGTCCCTCATCCTGGGCCTCGCCTTCATCGAATCTCTGGTCATCTACGCCCTTCTCGTGGCGCTCATCCTGCTCTTCGTGAAGATGTAG
- the atpB gene encoding F0F1 ATP synthase subunit A, producing the protein MAASGLAHPLLLSTVFHMDEITVAGMTIETKYVFFTWLGMAILLVTGLVLRRNISTVPGRLQLFFEVLVDGLEKFILTNLGEKGRRFVPLLVSIFIYVLTMNLLGLVPGCDAPTANLNTTISIALCVFIYYNYVGIRTWGFGYIHHFTGSSKPLIPLMFPIEVISHLARPLSMSLRLFGNIFAEEMTLIIFFGFGASIYIGVLLGTVPMYFLFLLGKVLQAFILFILSMIYIQGSVEHAH; encoded by the coding sequence ATGGCTGCATCAGGACTGGCGCACCCTCTTCTGCTTTCGACCGTTTTCCACATGGATGAGATCACGGTCGCGGGCATGACCATCGAGACCAAGTATGTGTTCTTCACCTGGCTCGGCATGGCCATTCTTCTCGTCACCGGGCTTGTGCTGCGCAGAAACATCAGCACCGTTCCCGGCAGACTTCAGCTTTTCTTCGAGGTGCTGGTGGACGGACTGGAAAAGTTCATCCTCACCAATCTCGGCGAGAAGGGCCGCCGTTTCGTGCCCCTGCTCGTTTCCATCTTCATCTATGTGCTCACCATGAACCTGCTGGGTCTCGTGCCCGGCTGCGACGCTCCCACCGCGAACCTGAACACCACCATCTCCATCGCTCTGTGCGTGTTCATCTATTACAACTATGTGGGCATCCGCACCTGGGGATTCGGGTATATCCACCACTTCACCGGTTCCAGCAAGCCGCTGATTCCGCTGATGTTCCCCATTGAGGTCATTTCCCATCTGGCCCGTCCGCTTTCCATGTCTCTGCGTCTTTTCGGCAACATCTTCGCCGAGGAAATGACGCTCATCATCTTCTTCGGCTTCGGCGCGAGCATCTACATCGGCGTGCTCCTCGGCACGGTTCCCATGTACTTCCTGTTCCTGCTCGGCAAGGTTCTGCAGGCCTTCATCCTGTTCATCCTGTCCATGATCTACATCCAGGGATCCGTGGAACACGCCCACTAA
- a CDS encoding AtpZ/AtpI family protein — translation MTPEKKDGAQPGQFSLLGTASTMGLHMVSGPVVGGGLGWLVDEWLGSWPVGSAVGLLLGLAAGFRNVWIDARYLARKNAAQDAEEKARREKELREREKVPFREERKDRKALTADDAHDEAGRDAPADDAFTASVLAGTATPGDRELDELEESLEAIRRALEEKKDRGVSGSGEKHEHN, via the coding sequence ATGACACCCGAAAAGAAAGACGGCGCGCAGCCGGGACAGTTCAGCCTTCTCGGCACGGCGAGCACCATGGGGCTGCACATGGTTTCCGGTCCCGTGGTGGGGGGCGGACTGGGCTGGCTTGTCGACGAGTGGCTCGGTTCCTGGCCCGTGGGGTCGGCCGTAGGGCTTCTTCTCGGGCTGGCCGCGGGGTTCCGCAACGTATGGATCGACGCCCGCTATCTTGCACGGAAGAACGCCGCGCAGGATGCAGAGGAGAAGGCCCGGCGCGAAAAGGAACTTCGGGAGCGGGAAAAGGTTCCTTTCCGGGAGGAAAGGAAAGACCGGAAGGCTCTGACCGCCGATGACGCGCACGATGAGGCCGGGCGGGACGCCCCGGCCGACGATGCGTTCACGGCGTCCGTGCTTGCGGGAACCGCCACGCCCGGAGACAGGGAACTCGACGAACTTGAGGAATCTCTGGAAGCCATACGCCGCGCCCTTGAGGAGAAAAAAGACCGCGGTGTTTCCGGCAGCGGGGAGAAACATGAACATAATTGA
- a CDS encoding FKBP-type peptidyl-prolyl cis-trans isomerase, translated as MPIKPGDTVSVHYVGTLNDGSEFDRSREGSPLRFKVGSGQVIPGFDKAVMGHEVGDKFSVTIPAAEAYGARQQQLLFPVPLEQVPPTIKPQVGMMLHVSTDQGELEVTICEVNDKHIVLDANHPMAGKDLTFALEVVSID; from the coding sequence ATGCCCATTAAACCCGGCGACACTGTTTCTGTCCATTATGTTGGCACCTTGAACGACGGTTCCGAGTTCGACCGTTCCCGCGAAGGCAGCCCCCTGCGCTTCAAGGTCGGCTCCGGCCAGGTCATTCCCGGCTTCGACAAGGCCGTCATGGGCCATGAAGTCGGCGACAAGTTCTCCGTGACCATTCCCGCGGCGGAAGCCTACGGTGCCAGACAGCAGCAGCTTCTCTTCCCCGTGCCCCTGGAACAGGTGCCGCCGACCATCAAGCCGCAGGTGGGCATGATGCTGCACGTTTCCACCGATCAGGGGGAACTGGAAGTGACCATCTGCGAAGTGAACGACAAGCACATCGTACTCGACGCCAACCACCCCATGGCGGGCAAGGACCTCACCTTCGCCCTGGAAGTGGTTTCCATAGACTGA
- a CDS encoding glutamine synthetase III has translation MSSANASRSHAVLSVATRRHDAEYIAGGRPAAAESHTDPTEYYGCNVFDDKAMRRYLPKAVYKSLRTTIDLGRRLDPAVADVVANAMKSWAMERGADHYTHVFYPLTGLTAEKHDSFLDPDGKGGALAQFSGSALVQGEADGSSFPSGGLRSTFEARGYTAWDVTSPAYLMESPAGMVLCIPTVFLSWTGIALDKKTPILRSNQALNQQAARVLRLFGMNPTMPIMSNGGLEQEYFLIDGTFVSARPDLLIAGRALFGARPPKGQEFEDQYYGVIPSRVLGFMADVERQLYRLGIPVKTRHNEVAPSQYEIAPTFESGNLACDHNQLIMTVLRKTARRHGMSCLLHEKPFDCINGSGKHLNYSIGSPEVGNLFAPGDNPHENAQFLVFLCAVIRGLHRHAGFLRAVVSSASNDRRLGANEAPPAIMSLFLGDQLTDVLEQFRVGQVVGAQGKRMMNVGVDTLPPLPADPGDRNRTSPFAFVGNRFEFRALGSSMSAADALVVLNTMMAESLDYAATFLENALQEEHLSLGEAVQKFIENVMEENSAVIFNGNGYSEIWQKEAERRGLPNYPATPDAVPVFSSPEVVELCERYQVFSRQELKAREDIQLEQYLKTVHTEACLAVRMARTQIYPAAVRYRQELASSATACTALGVPASLDSLKDLAEVIGHFETSLRTLEERVLELDWSPCEEHLLKSAKQCLHSVLPAMEELRQWADRLENMVADDLWPLPSYQEMLFMK, from the coding sequence ATGAGTTCCGCCAACGCCAGCCGCAGTCATGCCGTGCTTTCCGTCGCCACGAGACGCCATGACGCGGAATACATAGCGGGGGGCCGCCCCGCAGCGGCCGAAAGCCACACCGATCCCACGGAATATTACGGCTGCAACGTCTTCGACGACAAGGCCATGCGGCGTTACCTGCCCAAGGCCGTGTACAAATCCCTGCGCACCACCATCGACCTCGGCCGTCGCCTCGACCCCGCCGTGGCCGACGTGGTGGCCAACGCCATGAAATCCTGGGCCATGGAACGCGGCGCGGACCATTACACCCATGTCTTCTATCCTCTGACCGGCCTTACCGCGGAAAAGCACGACAGCTTCCTCGATCCCGACGGCAAGGGCGGAGCGCTGGCCCAGTTCAGCGGCAGCGCCCTCGTGCAGGGCGAGGCCGACGGTTCGAGCTTCCCCTCCGGCGGGCTTCGCTCCACCTTCGAGGCTCGCGGCTATACCGCGTGGGACGTGACCAGCCCCGCCTACCTCATGGAAAGCCCCGCGGGCATGGTGCTGTGCATCCCCACGGTGTTCCTTTCCTGGACGGGCATCGCCCTCGACAAAAAGACGCCCATTCTGCGTTCCAACCAGGCTCTGAACCAGCAGGCCGCCCGCGTGCTGCGTCTGTTCGGCATGAATCCCACCATGCCCATCATGTCCAACGGCGGCCTTGAACAGGAATATTTCCTCATCGACGGCACCTTCGTTTCCGCAAGGCCCGACCTGCTCATCGCAGGCCGCGCCCTCTTCGGCGCGCGTCCTCCCAAGGGGCAGGAATTCGAAGACCAGTACTACGGCGTCATTCCGAGCCGCGTGCTCGGCTTCATGGCCGATGTGGAACGCCAGCTCTACCGCCTGGGCATACCGGTGAAGACGCGCCACAACGAAGTGGCCCCCAGCCAGTACGAAATCGCTCCCACCTTCGAGTCGGGCAACCTCGCCTGCGACCACAACCAGCTCATCATGACGGTGCTCAGGAAGACGGCCCGCCGCCACGGCATGTCCTGCCTGCTGCATGAAAAGCCCTTCGACTGCATCAACGGCTCGGGCAAGCACCTCAACTACTCCATAGGCAGCCCGGAAGTGGGCAACCTCTTCGCGCCGGGCGACAACCCCCATGAAAACGCCCAGTTCCTCGTGTTCCTGTGCGCCGTCATCCGCGGCCTGCACCGCCATGCCGGGTTCCTGCGCGCGGTGGTGAGTTCCGCCTCCAACGACAGGCGTCTCGGCGCCAACGAAGCGCCGCCCGCCATCATGTCCCTGTTCCTCGGCGACCAGCTCACCGACGTGCTCGAACAGTTCCGCGTGGGCCAGGTCGTGGGCGCTCAGGGCAAGCGCATGATGAACGTGGGCGTGGACACCCTGCCCCCGCTTCCCGCCGATCCGGGCGACCGCAACCGCACGAGTCCCTTCGCCTTCGTGGGCAACCGCTTCGAATTCCGCGCCCTCGGTTCCTCCATGTCCGCCGCGGACGCCCTCGTGGTGCTCAACACCATGATGGCCGAATCTCTGGACTATGCCGCCACCTTCCTGGAAAACGCCCTGCAGGAGGAACACCTCAGCCTGGGCGAGGCCGTGCAGAAGTTCATCGAGAACGTGATGGAGGAAAACAGCGCCGTCATCTTCAACGGCAACGGCTATTCCGAAATCTGGCAGAAGGAGGCCGAACGCCGCGGTCTGCCCAACTATCCGGCCACGCCCGACGCCGTGCCGGTGTTCTCCTCGCCCGAAGTGGTGGAACTGTGCGAACGCTACCAGGTCTTCTCCCGGCAGGAACTCAAGGCCAGAGAGGACATACAGCTTGAGCAGTATCTGAAGACCGTGCATACCGAAGCCTGCCTCGCCGTGCGCATGGCCCGCACCCAGATCTATCCCGCGGCCGTCCGCTACCGCCAGGAACTCGCCTCCTCCGCCACCGCCTGCACCGCGCTGGGAGTGCCCGCCTCGCTTGACTCCCTCAAGGATCTGGCCGAGGTCATCGGGCATTTCGAGACTTCCCTGCGCACGCTTGAGGAACGCGTGCTCGAGCTCGACTGGTCGCCCTGCGAGGAACATCTGCTCAAGAGTGCGAAACAGTGCCTGCACAGCGTGCTTCCGGCCATGGAAGAGCTGCGTCAGTGGGCCGACAGGCTGGAAAACATGGTGGCCGACGATCTCTGGCCCCTGCCCAGCTATCAGGAAATGCTGTTCATGAAATAG
- the purD gene encoding phosphoribosylamine--glycine ligase gives MRILIVGSGGREHALAWKLSQRPDVTDIFVAPGNGGTASVAVNVPIRDSDIQGLVAFAREKAVDLVVPGPELPLTLGIVDAMQEAGIACFGPSAACAKLEGSKSFAKEVMQKAGVPTAAAGVFTSRADAEAFVERHGAPLVVKADGLAAGKGVVVAMTMEEVHAALDLMFENSAFGEAASTVLIEEFLEGEEVSLLCFCDGKTALPLPSAQDHKAVFDNDKGPNTGGMGAYSPAPVLPDAELSAMADVVARPILAEMARRGAPFKGILYAGLMMTKDGPKVLEYNVRFGDPECQPLLMRLKSDLADIMLHCIDGTLDTVSLEIEERSALGVVLTAEGYPDSYPKGMPISGIEKAEALEDVRVFQAGTKAGEGRILANGGRVLCVTALGSDLKHAQTRAYEGLALLAMEHSQFRTDIGNKGLKRLHLA, from the coding sequence ATGCGCATACTCATCGTAGGTTCCGGCGGACGAGAACACGCCCTGGCCTGGAAGCTCAGCCAGCGGCCGGACGTGACGGACATCTTCGTTGCTCCCGGCAACGGCGGCACGGCCTCCGTGGCCGTCAACGTGCCCATCAGGGACAGCGACATTCAGGGCCTTGTGGCCTTTGCCAGAGAAAAGGCCGTCGATCTCGTGGTGCCTGGCCCCGAACTTCCCCTCACCCTCGGCATAGTGGACGCCATGCAGGAAGCGGGCATAGCCTGCTTCGGCCCTTCGGCCGCCTGCGCGAAGCTTGAAGGCAGCAAGTCCTTCGCCAAGGAAGTCATGCAGAAGGCGGGCGTGCCCACCGCCGCGGCGGGCGTGTTCACCAGCCGCGCGGATGCCGAGGCCTTTGTGGAAAGGCACGGCGCGCCGCTGGTGGTCAAGGCCGACGGCCTTGCCGCGGGCAAGGGCGTCGTGGTGGCCATGACCATGGAGGAGGTGCACGCCGCCCTCGACCTCATGTTTGAAAACAGCGCCTTCGGCGAAGCGGCCAGCACCGTGCTCATCGAGGAATTTCTGGAAGGGGAGGAAGTTTCCCTCCTCTGCTTCTGCGACGGCAAAACCGCCCTGCCTCTGCCCTCGGCTCAGGATCACAAGGCCGTGTTCGACAACGACAAGGGCCCCAACACCGGCGGCATGGGCGCGTACAGCCCGGCTCCCGTTCTTCCCGACGCCGAACTCTCCGCCATGGCCGACGTGGTGGCGCGCCCCATTCTTGCGGAAATGGCGCGCCGCGGCGCCCCCTTCAAGGGTATTCTGTACGCCGGACTCATGATGACCAAGGACGGCCCCAAGGTGCTGGAATACAACGTGCGCTTCGGCGACCCGGAATGCCAGCCCCTGCTCATGCGCCTGAAAAGCGATCTGGCGGACATCATGCTCCACTGCATCGACGGCACGCTCGACACCGTGAGTCTCGAGATTGAAGAGCGTTCCGCCCTCGGCGTGGTGCTCACGGCCGAAGGCTACCCCGACTCCTACCCCAAGGGTATGCCCATCTCGGGCATAGAAAAGGCCGAAGCTCTGGAAGACGTGCGCGTTTTCCAGGCGGGTACGAAGGCCGGGGAAGGACGCATCCTTGCCAACGGCGGCCGCGTGCTCTGCGTCACCGCCCTCGGAAGCGACCTGAAGCACGCCCAGACGCGCGCCTATGAAGGGCTGGCCCTGCTTGCCATGGAGCACAGCCAGTTCCGCACCGATATCGGCAACAAGGGCCTGAAGAGACTGCATCTCGCCTGA